Proteins encoded by one window of Catenulispora sp. GP43:
- the kdpB gene encoding potassium-transporting ATPase subunit KdpB, whose translation MSVSTHSDTPEQASQPKAGAESHRIGGGFLDPKMLWKSLPDALKKLDPRVMFKNPVMFVVEAGSVLTTWQAIAHPSVFAWVITVWLWLTVVFANLAEAVAEGRGKAQAATLRKAKTTSIARRLASWSPGNAGAESEVPGTELRLGDFVVVEAGQVIPGDGDVVEGVASVDESAITGESAPVIRESGGDRSAVTGGTKVLSDRIVVKITSKPGETFIDRMISLVEGANRQKTPNELALNVLLASLTIVFLLAVVTLQPMATWAGAAQSLVVMVSLLVALIPTTIGALLSAIGIAGMDRLVQRNVLAMSGRAVEAAGDINTLLLDKTGTITLGNRQASEFVPVAGVEQNTLADAAQLSSLADETPEGRSIVVLAKTAYGLRERHEGELGGAEFVPFTAQTRMSGVNLADGREVRKGAGSAVMKWVRDNGGHPTDEVGALVDGISAAGGTPLVVAEKTPDGVARTLGVIHLKDVVKEGIRERFAELRQMGIKTVMITGDNPLTAKAIAEEAGVDDFLAEATPEDKMALIKKEQEGGKLVAMTGDGTNDAPALAQADVGVAMNTGTSAAKEAGNMVDLDSNPTKLIEIVEIGKQLLITRGALTTFSIANDVAKYFAIIPAMFTVIYPGLHVLNIMGLHSPKSAITSAIIFNALIIIGLIPLALRGVRYKPSSASALLRRNLIIYGAGGLALPFVGIKLIDLVIQFIPGLK comes from the coding sequence ATGTCTGTCTCCACTCATTCCGACACGCCGGAGCAGGCGTCGCAGCCGAAGGCGGGCGCTGAGTCGCACCGCATCGGCGGGGGGTTTCTGGATCCGAAGATGCTCTGGAAGTCGCTTCCGGACGCTTTGAAGAAACTCGACCCCAGGGTCATGTTCAAGAACCCGGTCATGTTCGTGGTCGAGGCCGGCTCGGTCCTGACCACCTGGCAGGCGATCGCGCACCCGTCGGTGTTCGCATGGGTGATCACGGTGTGGCTGTGGCTGACCGTGGTGTTCGCCAACCTGGCCGAGGCCGTGGCCGAGGGCCGCGGCAAGGCGCAGGCCGCCACTCTGCGCAAGGCCAAGACCACTTCGATCGCCCGCAGGCTTGCTTCCTGGTCGCCCGGCAATGCCGGCGCGGAGTCCGAGGTCCCGGGTACCGAGTTGCGGCTCGGCGACTTCGTGGTGGTGGAGGCCGGGCAGGTCATCCCCGGCGACGGTGACGTTGTCGAGGGGGTGGCCTCGGTGGACGAGTCGGCGATCACCGGCGAGTCGGCCCCGGTCATCCGGGAGTCCGGCGGCGACCGGTCGGCGGTGACCGGCGGGACCAAGGTGCTGTCCGACCGGATCGTCGTGAAGATCACCTCCAAGCCGGGGGAGACCTTCATCGACCGGATGATCAGCCTGGTCGAGGGCGCGAACCGGCAGAAGACGCCGAACGAGCTGGCGCTGAACGTGCTGCTGGCCTCGCTGACCATCGTCTTCCTGCTGGCCGTGGTGACCCTGCAGCCGATGGCTACCTGGGCCGGTGCCGCGCAGTCGCTGGTGGTCATGGTCTCGCTGCTGGTGGCGCTGATCCCGACCACGATCGGCGCGCTGCTGTCCGCGATCGGCATCGCCGGCATGGACCGCCTTGTCCAGCGCAACGTGCTGGCGATGTCCGGCCGCGCGGTCGAGGCCGCCGGCGACATCAACACCCTGCTGCTGGACAAGACCGGGACGATCACCCTCGGGAACCGCCAGGCCAGCGAGTTCGTGCCGGTGGCCGGGGTCGAGCAGAACACGCTCGCCGATGCCGCGCAGCTGTCTTCGTTGGCTGACGAGACGCCGGAAGGCCGCTCGATCGTGGTCCTGGCCAAGACCGCCTATGGTCTGCGTGAGCGGCACGAAGGCGAGTTGGGCGGCGCGGAGTTCGTGCCCTTCACAGCCCAGACGCGTATGTCGGGGGTGAACCTGGCCGACGGCAGGGAGGTCCGCAAGGGGGCCGGCAGCGCCGTCATGAAGTGGGTACGCGACAACGGCGGGCATCCCACCGACGAGGTCGGCGCCCTGGTCGACGGCATATCGGCGGCCGGTGGCACGCCGCTGGTGGTGGCGGAGAAGACTCCTGACGGCGTCGCTCGAACCCTGGGCGTCATCCACCTGAAGGACGTCGTGAAGGAAGGCATCCGCGAGCGGTTCGCCGAACTGCGGCAGATGGGCATCAAGACGGTCATGATCACGGGTGACAACCCGCTGACCGCCAAGGCCATCGCCGAGGAGGCCGGGGTCGACGACTTCCTGGCCGAGGCCACGCCCGAGGACAAGATGGCGCTGATCAAGAAGGAGCAGGAGGGCGGCAAGCTGGTCGCGATGACCGGCGACGGCACCAACGACGCCCCGGCGCTGGCGCAGGCCGACGTGGGCGTGGCCATGAACACCGGCACCTCGGCCGCCAAGGAGGCCGGGAACATGGTGGACCTGGACTCCAACCCGACCAAGCTGATCGAGATCGTCGAGATCGGCAAGCAGCTGCTGATCACCCGCGGCGCCCTGACCACCTTCTCCATCGCCAACGACGTCGCGAAGTACTTCGCGATCATCCCGGCCATGTTCACGGTGATCTACCCGGGCCTGCACGTGCTCAACATCATGGGCCTGCACTCGCCGAAGTCGGCGATCACCAGCGCCATCATCTTCAACGCCCTGATCATCATCGGCCTGATCCCGCTGGCGCTGCGCGGCGTGCGCTACAAGCCGTCCTCCGCCTCGGCGCTCCTACGGCGAAACTTGATCATCTACGGCGCCGGCGGCCTGGCGCTGCCGTTCGTCGGCATCAAACTGATCGACCTGGTCATCCAGTTCATCCCCGGATTGAAGTAG
- the kdpA gene encoding potassium-transporting ATPase subunit KdpA: MSDTWAGLLQVAALVLLLAVSYRPLGDYMAHILTTRKHSRVEKVLYKTMGVDPEADQTWGTYLRSVFAISAVGVLLLYLILRIQNHLMLALGMPKMQADLAYNTAASFVTNTNWQNYSGENTLGYVAQMTGLAVQNFVSASVGIAVVATLIRGFTRSKTDRLGNFWVDLTRIVFRLMLPFSIVFAIILIACGATQELSSHLTVVHTLNGDQSLYTGATASQEAIKELGTNGGGIFNANSAHPFENPTAFTNLIEIYLLLVIGFALPRTFGKMVGSHKQGYTILSVMAIIWIGSLAFSTFFETHHHGVNLATGHAALEGKEARFGIPASTLFMTSTTLTSTGAVNSWHDSYTPFGGGAAMFNMMLGEIAPGGTGSGLYGMLILAIVTVFIAGLMVGRTPEYLGKKIRPAEMKYAALYILTTPAVVLIFAGLAMALKGETASINSGNLGPNGSPSPHGFSEVLYAFTSMANNNGSAFAGLSGNTHWWNTAGALAMLFGRFLPMIWVLALAGSLAKQKPVPETEGTLKTASPLFAGMLLGTVLLVVGLTYFPALSLGPLAEGLH, from the coding sequence ATGTCGGACACCTGGGCCGGCCTGCTCCAAGTCGCCGCGCTGGTCCTCCTGCTGGCCGTGTCCTACCGGCCGCTGGGCGACTACATGGCGCACATTCTCACCACGAGGAAGCACTCTCGTGTGGAGAAAGTCCTCTATAAGACGATGGGTGTGGACCCCGAGGCGGACCAGACCTGGGGCACGTACCTGCGGTCGGTGTTCGCCATCTCCGCGGTCGGGGTGCTCCTGCTCTACCTGATCCTTCGGATCCAGAACCACCTGATGTTGGCGCTGGGGATGCCGAAGATGCAGGCCGACCTGGCCTACAACACCGCGGCGTCGTTCGTCACCAACACCAACTGGCAGAACTACTCCGGTGAGAACACGCTGGGCTACGTCGCGCAGATGACGGGCCTGGCGGTGCAGAACTTCGTGTCGGCCTCGGTCGGCATCGCGGTGGTCGCGACCCTGATCCGCGGCTTTACGCGCTCCAAGACCGACCGTCTGGGTAATTTCTGGGTGGACCTGACCCGGATCGTCTTCCGGCTGATGCTGCCGTTCTCGATCGTGTTCGCGATCATCTTGATCGCCTGCGGCGCCACCCAGGAGCTTTCGAGCCACCTGACCGTGGTGCACACGCTCAACGGCGACCAGAGCCTGTACACCGGCGCGACCGCCTCCCAGGAGGCCATCAAGGAGCTCGGCACCAACGGCGGCGGCATCTTCAACGCCAACTCCGCGCATCCGTTCGAGAACCCCACGGCGTTCACGAACCTGATCGAGATCTATCTGCTGCTGGTGATCGGCTTCGCGCTGCCGCGCACCTTCGGCAAGATGGTCGGCTCGCACAAGCAGGGCTACACGATCCTGTCGGTGATGGCGATCATCTGGATCGGGTCGCTGGCGTTCTCGACCTTCTTCGAGACCCACCACCACGGTGTCAATCTGGCCACCGGGCATGCGGCGTTGGAGGGCAAGGAGGCCAGGTTCGGCATCCCGGCCTCGACCTTGTTCATGACGTCCACGACGTTGACGTCCACGGGTGCGGTCAACTCCTGGCACGATTCGTACACGCCGTTCGGTGGCGGTGCGGCCATGTTCAACATGATGTTGGGTGAGATCGCGCCCGGCGGAACCGGCTCGGGCCTGTACGGCATGCTGATCCTGGCCATCGTGACCGTGTTCATCGCCGGTCTGATGGTCGGCCGCACGCCGGAGTACCTGGGCAAGAAGATCCGCCCGGCGGAGATGAAGTACGCGGCGCTGTACATCCTGACCACCCCGGCGGTGGTCCTGATCTTCGCCGGTCTGGCGATGGCGCTGAAGGGTGAGACGGCGTCGATCAACTCCGGGAACCTGGGGCCCAACGGCAGTCCGTCGCCGCACGGTTTCTCCGAGGTGTTGTACGCCTTCACCTCGATGGCCAACAACAACGGCTCGGCCTTCGCCGGCCTGTCCGGGAACACCCATTGGTGGAACACCGCCGGTGCGCTGGCGATGTTGTTCGGCCGGTTCCTGCCGATGATCTGGGTGCTGGCGCTGGCCGGGTCGCTGGCCAAGCAGAAGCCGGTCCCGGAGACCGAGGGCACGCTCAAGACCGCCTCGCCGCTGTTCGCGGGGATGCTGCTGGGCACCGTGCTGCTGGTCGTCGGCCTCACCTACTTCCCGGCCCTGTCGCTCGGGCCGCTCGCTGAAGGACTGCACTGA
- the kdpF gene encoding K(+)-transporting ATPase subunit F, protein MSAENIIGLIVSVLLVGYLIAALILPEKF, encoded by the coding sequence TTGAGCGCTGAGAACATCATCGGCCTGATCGTGTCGGTCCTGCTGGTCGGCTATCTCATAGCGGCCCTGATCCTCCCGGAGAAGTTCTGA
- a CDS encoding ATP-binding protein yields the protein MSGRGRLRVYLGAAPGVGKTYHMLDEARRRAGRGADVVVGLVETHDRPHTQAMLDDLEVVPRRTIEYRGATFTEMDVDAVLARRPQVAIVDELAHTNVPGSRNAKRWQDVEELLDAGIDVITTVNVQHLESLNDVVQKITGVPQRETVPDEVVRSADQIELVDQTPEALRRRMAHGNIYKPEKIDAALSNYFRPGNLGALRELALLWVAGRVDEALQRYRDQHGIDKVWETRERIVVALTGGPEGSTLIRRAARIAQRSGAPASDLLAVHVARSDGLTAASPKSLAEQRALVESLGGTFHSVVGDDIPEALLQFARAENATQLVLGVSSRGRVQRFLAGFGIGETVVQQSGDIDVHMVTHERSAADQSRLAWIKRVLRQPETGPRWWGPVAGLVVPIVLTLVLANLRTQLNLVNEVLIFLAGVVAVARLGGLLSAFFASLTASVLLNYYFIRPYYRLTINDPQNIVALVVFALVALIVASVVDFASRQERRAGTASAEAETLSELAVAVLRGDEAINAMLARFRETFGMDSAALLERVDPSLPPRPDELDDPDAWRLVAATSATGAMPARAPGRADVLVGAGPDTVLALTGRTLPAADQRVLTAFAAQTAVALERSRLAAQAAQAVPLAEADKMRTALLAAVSHDLRTPLAAAKLAVASLKNTSVDWTPEDRAELLDSADESLTQLTRLVENLLDMSRLQAGALNLHTEAVNAEDITEAAMDGLDAADRLRVEARGLESVPDVRADPVLLERAVANLVANALKHGGADGRVLVTASALGDSVELRVIDRGPGVAPQDFERIFTPFQRLGDRDNTTGVGLGLALSRGLVEAMSGSLEPEETPGGGLTMVITLPRWTEPAPLPEP from the coding sequence ATGAGCGGGCGCGGCAGACTGCGCGTCTACCTGGGCGCGGCGCCAGGAGTCGGCAAGACCTATCACATGCTCGACGAGGCGCGGCGGCGTGCCGGACGCGGTGCGGATGTGGTGGTCGGCCTGGTCGAGACGCACGACCGGCCGCACACCCAGGCCATGCTGGACGACCTCGAGGTGGTCCCCCGCCGGACCATCGAATACCGGGGCGCCACCTTCACCGAGATGGACGTGGACGCCGTGTTGGCCCGGCGGCCCCAGGTGGCGATCGTCGACGAGCTCGCCCACACGAACGTCCCGGGTTCGCGCAACGCCAAGCGCTGGCAGGACGTCGAGGAGCTGCTCGACGCCGGCATCGACGTGATCACCACGGTCAACGTGCAGCATCTGGAGTCGCTGAACGACGTGGTCCAGAAGATCACCGGGGTCCCGCAGCGCGAGACGGTGCCGGACGAGGTGGTGCGCTCGGCCGACCAGATCGAACTGGTGGACCAGACTCCTGAAGCGCTGCGCCGCCGGATGGCGCACGGCAACATCTACAAGCCGGAGAAGATCGACGCCGCGCTGTCCAACTACTTCCGCCCCGGCAACCTCGGCGCGCTGCGCGAGCTGGCCCTGCTGTGGGTCGCCGGCCGGGTCGACGAGGCCCTTCAGCGCTACCGCGACCAGCACGGCATCGACAAGGTCTGGGAGACCCGGGAGCGGATCGTGGTCGCGCTGACCGGCGGCCCGGAGGGCTCCACGCTGATCCGCCGAGCGGCCCGCATCGCGCAGAGGTCCGGCGCCCCAGCCTCCGATCTGCTCGCGGTGCATGTCGCCCGCTCCGACGGGCTCACCGCGGCTTCACCGAAGTCGCTGGCCGAGCAACGAGCTCTGGTCGAGTCCCTCGGCGGGACGTTCCACTCGGTGGTCGGCGACGACATCCCCGAGGCCCTGCTGCAGTTCGCGCGCGCCGAGAACGCCACCCAGCTGGTGCTCGGCGTCTCCAGCAGGGGCCGGGTGCAGCGGTTCCTGGCCGGTTTCGGTATCGGCGAGACCGTGGTGCAGCAATCCGGCGACATCGACGTGCACATGGTCACCCACGAGCGATCGGCCGCCGACCAGAGCCGGCTGGCCTGGATCAAGCGGGTGCTGCGGCAGCCGGAGACGGGGCCACGATGGTGGGGGCCGGTGGCCGGGCTGGTCGTGCCGATCGTGCTGACGCTGGTGCTGGCGAACCTCCGGACCCAACTCAACCTGGTCAACGAAGTGCTGATCTTCCTGGCCGGGGTGGTCGCGGTGGCGCGCCTGGGCGGCCTGCTCTCGGCGTTCTTCGCCTCCCTGACGGCCTCGGTGCTTTTGAACTACTACTTCATCCGGCCCTACTACCGGCTCACCATCAACGACCCGCAGAACATCGTCGCGCTGGTCGTGTTCGCGCTGGTGGCGCTGATCGTGGCCTCGGTCGTGGACTTCGCCTCGCGGCAGGAACGACGCGCCGGGACCGCCTCGGCCGAGGCCGAGACACTGTCCGAGCTCGCGGTGGCGGTCCTGCGCGGGGACGAGGCGATCAACGCGATGCTGGCCCGGTTCCGGGAGACGTTCGGCATGGACTCGGCGGCGCTGCTGGAACGCGTCGACCCCTCGTTGCCGCCGCGTCCCGACGAACTGGACGACCCGGACGCCTGGCGCCTGGTCGCGGCGACCTCGGCGACCGGCGCCATGCCGGCCCGCGCTCCGGGCCGGGCCGACGTGCTGGTCGGCGCCGGGCCGGACACCGTGCTCGCGCTGACCGGCCGCACCCTGCCGGCGGCCGACCAGCGGGTCCTGACCGCGTTCGCGGCGCAGACCGCCGTCGCGCTGGAACGCTCGCGGCTGGCCGCCCAGGCCGCACAGGCCGTGCCGCTGGCCGAAGCCGACAAGATGCGCACGGCGCTGCTCGCCGCGGTCTCGCACGACCTGCGCACCCCGCTGGCGGCCGCGAAACTGGCGGTCGCGTCGCTGAAGAACACCTCGGTCGACTGGACGCCCGAGGACCGGGCGGAACTGCTCGACAGCGCCGACGAATCGCTGACCCAGCTCACGCGCCTGGTCGAGAACCTGCTGGATATGAGCCGGCTCCAGGCCGGCGCGCTCAACCTGCACACGGAGGCGGTGAACGCCGAAGACATCACCGAGGCGGCCATGGACGGCCTGGATGCCGCTGACCGGCTCCGGGTGGAGGCGCGGGGCCTGGAGAGCGTGCCCGACGTCCGAGCAGATCCGGTCCTGCTGGAGCGCGCCGTGGCGAACCTCGTCGCCAACGCCCTGAAGCACGGCGGCGCCGACGGCCGGGTGCTGGTGACGGCCAGCGCGCTCGGCGACTCGGTCGAACTGCGGGTCATCGATCGCGGCCCGGGTGTCGCCCCGCAGGATTTCGAACGGATCTTCACTCCCTTCCAGCGGCTCGGGGACCGCGACAACACCACCGGAGTCGGACTCGGGCTGGCGTTGTCGCGGGGGCTGGTCGAGGCGATGTCCGGGTCGCTGGAACCCGAGGAGACGCCCGGTGGCGGCCTGACGATGGTGATCACGCTGCCCCGATGGACCGAGCCCGCACCGCTCCCGGAGCCGTAA
- a CDS encoding DUF4118 domain-containing protein: MRYFGRVHRDRWAMLAAVVLPLAMATVLLPWRSSLANTDVALLLVVTIVAVAANGHRAAGALAAVSAAVWFDFFWTKPYQQFAITRGTDIATAVLLLVVGIAVSELAVRGRRARRTVVFDTAYLSELRSTVRLVAEGRDPQEVARHVQAELVALLGLRDVRFERGQLLGHPPRLEADGTLAWGDTRWDIDEHGFPNQDVELRTGARGTVFGRFMMTPVPGTAPSRQAREVAGMLAAQVGISFAQQEPSLRSRPPAHA; the protein is encoded by the coding sequence ATGAGGTACTTCGGTCGTGTACACCGCGACCGGTGGGCAATGCTGGCCGCCGTCGTGCTGCCGCTCGCGATGGCCACGGTGCTGCTGCCGTGGCGGTCGTCGCTGGCCAACACCGACGTCGCGTTGCTCCTGGTCGTGACCATCGTCGCGGTCGCCGCGAACGGCCACCGCGCAGCGGGGGCGCTGGCGGCTGTCTCGGCCGCCGTCTGGTTCGACTTCTTCTGGACGAAGCCCTACCAGCAGTTCGCCATCACCCGCGGCACCGACATCGCGACGGCGGTTCTGCTGCTGGTCGTCGGCATCGCGGTCAGCGAGCTGGCGGTACGCGGCCGGCGCGCGCGGCGCACGGTCGTCTTCGACACCGCCTATCTCAGCGAGTTGCGCTCGACGGTCCGGCTCGTCGCCGAGGGCCGCGACCCCCAGGAAGTCGCCAGGCACGTGCAGGCCGAGCTTGTGGCGCTGCTCGGGCTGCGGGACGTCCGCTTCGAGCGCGGACAGCTTCTGGGCCACCCGCCGCGGCTCGAGGCCGACGGCACACTGGCCTGGGGCGACACCCGCTGGGACATCGACGAGCACGGCTTCCCGAACCAGGACGTCGAGCTTCGGACCGGCGCGCGGGGCACGGTCTTCGGCAGGTTCATGATGACCCCGGTCCCGGGAACCGCGCCGTCGCGGCAGGCGCGTGAGGTCGCCGGGATGCTCGCGGCACAGGTCGGAATCTCGTTCGCACAGCAGGAGCCCTCGCTGCGAAGCAGGCCGCCGGCCCACGCGTAG
- a CDS encoding DUF2254 domain-containing protein, whose amino-acid sequence MRFDLRSEWRREALRTNLWLVPAFEVAGAVLLFVFTYTVDRAVYRGAVRLPFWVISGTADASRQILTTIAAAVITVIGVVFSVMIVALTLASTQFGPRMLRNFMRDRGTQWTLGTFVATFVYAVLALIAIGPGPHGDFVPHVSITSTLILVIVDLAVLLYFIHHIAVQIQLPQVIASIAGDVAKAIEAEAPPPRSGRPERGLSEAELLSRMAQEPGEVKASASGYLQYVRHSTLIRIATSTNSVIHLLHRPGHFLVKGRTLAVVWPAEAAPGVAKALQHAHLSGAYRSLSQDISFGIDQLVEIAIRALSPAVNDTFTALTCIDWIGDSLREIALLWRPEQVHRDAQGYIRVITTQTTFDRLVQRSFEKIRQAAAGMPAVMIRQLDALTEILEQAPLREQRGVLMEQAEMIRTLCVETVGEKADREDVLRRYDVIAGLHASRVDRDR is encoded by the coding sequence ATGCGATTCGATCTTCGTTCGGAGTGGCGCCGTGAGGCGCTGCGCACCAACCTGTGGCTGGTGCCCGCCTTCGAGGTGGCCGGCGCGGTGTTGTTGTTTGTTTTCACCTACACCGTGGACCGCGCGGTTTACCGCGGCGCGGTCAGGCTGCCGTTCTGGGTGATCAGCGGGACCGCCGACGCCTCCCGGCAGATCCTGACCACCATCGCCGCGGCCGTGATCACCGTGATCGGCGTGGTGTTCTCGGTGATGATCGTGGCGCTCACGCTGGCCTCGACCCAGTTCGGGCCGCGGATGCTGCGCAACTTCATGCGCGACCGCGGGACGCAGTGGACGCTGGGCACGTTCGTCGCGACGTTCGTGTACGCGGTGCTGGCGTTGATCGCCATCGGCCCGGGCCCGCACGGCGACTTCGTCCCGCACGTGTCCATCACCAGCACCCTGATCCTGGTGATCGTCGATCTGGCCGTGCTGCTGTACTTCATCCACCACATCGCGGTGCAGATCCAGCTTCCGCAGGTGATCGCCTCCATCGCCGGCGACGTCGCCAAGGCGATCGAGGCCGAGGCCCCGCCGCCGCGCTCCGGCCGTCCCGAGCGCGGCCTGTCCGAGGCGGAGCTGCTCTCGCGCATGGCGCAGGAGCCCGGCGAGGTGAAGGCCTCGGCGTCCGGCTATTTGCAGTATGTGCGCCACTCGACGCTGATCCGCATCGCGACGTCCACCAACTCGGTGATCCACCTGCTGCACCGCCCCGGACACTTCCTGGTCAAGGGCCGCACCCTGGCCGTGGTCTGGCCGGCCGAGGCAGCCCCGGGCGTGGCCAAGGCGCTGCAGCACGCGCACCTGTCGGGTGCCTACCGCAGCCTGTCGCAGGACATCAGCTTCGGCATCGACCAGCTCGTCGAGATCGCCATCCGGGCTCTGTCGCCCGCGGTCAACGACACCTTCACCGCCTTGACCTGCATCGACTGGATCGGTGACAGTCTGCGGGAGATCGCCCTGTTGTGGCGCCCGGAGCAGGTGCACCGGGACGCCCAGGGCTACATCCGGGTGATCACCACCCAGACCACGTTCGACCGGCTCGTACAGCGCTCGTTCGAGAAGATCCGGCAGGCCGCCGCCGGGATGCCGGCGGTGATGATCCGCCAGCTCGACGCGCTCACCGAGATCCTGGAGCAGGCGCCGCTGCGCGAGCAGCGCGGGGTGCTGATGGAGCAGGCCGAGATGATCAGGACCCTGTGCGTGGAGACGGTGGGGGAGAAGGCCGACCGCGAGGACGTGCTGCGCCGGTACGACGTGATCGCCGGGCTTCACGCCTCGCGGGTCGACCGGGACCGGTGA
- a CDS encoding nitric oxide synthase oxygenase, translating to MSGEAAIDRRPDELALGRDLGEAIEFQRLLRAENLGGTPERATEVCQQMRETGTYVHSSEELRWGARIAWRNTPRCIGKFYWKALAVRDMRHLHPHLTSARDVFDALVEHLRLACDGGRIRLLMTVFAPREPGRDGIRILNPQLVRYAGYRGTDGRITGDPKSAAFTAFAQHLGWTGTGGRFDVLPLIIQMPGRAPEVFELPEDVAHEVPITHPHLPWFADLGLRWHAFPSISDQRLRIGGLDYTAAPFSAWYTAAEIGARNLSDPDRYDMLRTVAEKMGLDVGNDRSLWKDRALVELTAAVVHSYEQAGVSVIDHHFATRQFVRHEQREQAAGRETAACWDLIVPPISGSATPIWQRRYQPTVVRPNFFDQPGPSYGPCER from the coding sequence ATGAGCGGTGAGGCGGCGATCGATCGCAGGCCCGACGAGCTCGCGCTCGGCCGCGATCTCGGCGAGGCCATCGAGTTCCAGCGCCTGTTGCGGGCCGAAAACCTCGGCGGCACACCGGAGCGGGCGACCGAGGTCTGCCAGCAGATGCGCGAGACGGGCACCTACGTCCACAGTTCTGAAGAGCTGCGCTGGGGCGCACGCATCGCGTGGCGCAACACGCCTCGCTGTATCGGCAAGTTCTACTGGAAAGCCCTCGCCGTGCGCGACATGCGGCACCTGCATCCACATCTGACGAGCGCGCGCGACGTCTTCGACGCCCTGGTCGAGCACCTGCGCCTGGCCTGTGACGGCGGACGGATCAGGCTGCTGATGACGGTGTTCGCGCCTCGCGAGCCCGGCCGGGACGGCATCCGCATCCTCAATCCCCAGCTGGTCCGCTACGCCGGCTACCGGGGCACGGACGGACGGATTACCGGCGACCCGAAGTCCGCCGCCTTCACCGCCTTCGCCCAGCACCTGGGCTGGACCGGCACCGGCGGGCGGTTCGACGTGCTCCCGCTGATCATCCAGATGCCGGGGCGGGCGCCGGAGGTGTTCGAGCTGCCCGAGGACGTCGCGCACGAAGTCCCGATCACCCACCCCCACCTGCCCTGGTTCGCCGACCTGGGCCTGCGCTGGCACGCCTTCCCCAGCATCAGCGACCAGCGTCTGCGCATCGGCGGCCTGGACTACACCGCCGCCCCGTTCAGCGCCTGGTACACCGCCGCCGAGATCGGCGCCCGCAACCTGTCCGACCCCGACCGCTACGACATGCTCAGGACGGTGGCCGAGAAGATGGGCCTGGACGTGGGCAACGACCGCAGTCTGTGGAAGGACCGGGCCCTGGTCGAGCTCACCGCCGCGGTCGTGCACTCCTACGAGCAGGCCGGGGTCTCGGTCATCGACCACCACTTCGCCACCCGCCAGTTCGTCCGGCACGAGCAGCGCGAGCAGGCCGCCGGCCGGGAGACCGCGGCCTGCTGGGACCTGATAGTCCCGCCGATCAGCGGCTCGGCGACTCCGATATGGCAGCGCCGCTACCAGCCGACGGTCGTCCGCCCCAACTTCTTCGACCAGCCCGGGCCCAGCTACGGGCCGTGTGAGCGCTGA
- a CDS encoding FAD:protein FMN transferase: MSTATLWIADVPIAKVSFPVWGGTAELLLTDPGAIDAAARSLAVELAAVGAACSRFLPDSELSVVNARAGRPVAVSPLFLDFLAVALKAASVSAGAVDPTCGSALVALGYDRDYGLLRQGRARASVLRPVAGWRVVEVDAGRGTVRVPDGVLLDFGATAKARAADRAAHRLAAEFGCGVMVNLSGDIAIAGPAPAGGWPVRAADGELTGPGDPGQTIAVFDGGVATSGTTTRKWRQGDRSVHHIVVPETGDAAPVYWQTASAVAATCVDANTLTTTAIVRGAQALPFLAGTGCPTRLVGADGTIALLGGWPMDEESAR; encoded by the coding sequence ATGAGTACTGCGACCCTGTGGATCGCCGACGTGCCGATCGCCAAGGTGTCTTTCCCGGTCTGGGGCGGGACGGCGGAGCTGCTCCTCACCGACCCCGGTGCGATCGACGCCGCCGCGAGGTCGCTGGCCGTCGAGTTGGCGGCGGTCGGGGCGGCGTGCTCGAGGTTCCTGCCGGACTCGGAGCTGTCAGTCGTCAACGCCCGCGCCGGCAGGCCGGTCGCGGTGAGTCCGCTGTTCCTGGACTTCCTCGCCGTCGCGCTCAAAGCGGCTTCCGTCAGCGCCGGCGCCGTGGACCCGACCTGTGGCTCGGCGCTGGTGGCGCTGGGCTACGACCGTGACTACGGGCTGCTGCGACAGGGCCGGGCCCGTGCGTCCGTCCTTCGTCCGGTGGCCGGTTGGCGGGTCGTCGAGGTCGACGCCGGTCGCGGTACGGTCCGCGTCCCGGACGGCGTGCTGCTCGACTTCGGCGCCACGGCCAAGGCGCGGGCGGCCGATCGGGCCGCGCATCGTCTGGCTGCGGAGTTCGGCTGCGGGGTCATGGTGAACCTGTCCGGCGACATCGCGATCGCCGGGCCCGCCCCGGCCGGCGGCTGGCCGGTGCGGGCCGCCGACGGCGAGCTGACCGGCCCGGGCGACCCGGGCCAGACCATCGCCGTGTTCGACGGCGGAGTCGCCACGTCCGGGACCACGACCCGGAAGTGGCGGCAGGGCGATCGCAGCGTGCACCACATCGTCGTCCCCGAAACCGGCGACGCGGCTCCGGTGTACTGGCAGACCGCCTCGGCCGTCGCCGCCACCTGCGTCGATGCCAACACTCTGACGACGACCGCGATCGTGCGCGGCGCGCAGGCTCTGCCGTTCCTGGCCGGGACCGGGTGCCCGACGCGTCTGGTCGGCGCCGACGGCACGATCGCCTTGCTGGGCGGCTGGCCCATGGATGAGGAGTCCGCCCGATGA